Part of the Cyanobacteriota bacterium genome, ACTAGATTTTATTAGTAATGTCAAAAGCAAAAGTCTAAAAGTATTTTGAGCTAATACTAAAGCTCCCCAATCACTTTAGGAATATATTTCAATAAATCAGAAGCCATCACTGAATACTCAGTAAGTTCTTTAGACGCTTTCTCACCAGCCTTGGCATGAATAAAACTAGCCAGAATAGCAGCTTGAGTCAAAGGACTAATTTCAAAAACAGTATAGAAGAACCTAATCTCTGGGTATCTTGCATGCAGAGTATAAAGCTGAGTAGCAAAGCCCAAAGTCAGTCCAGTCAAGACGTCACCAGTACCAGCTGTAGCAAGCCCAGAATTGCCAAAAGGAACCAAGAACACTTTGCCTCCTGGGTCAGCAATGATAGTCGGTGCCCCTTTGTACAAAATAGTCATTTGATATTCTTGAGCCTTAGCTCTCAAGTCTTCAATCAATTCCATTGGAGTCAAGGATTTATCAAACTTGCCAAAGAGACGAGTGTACTCGCCAGCATGAGGAGTAATTAATAAATCAGACTTGTGTTTTTTGAGTAATTTAGTATCCAAACTATTAATCGCATCAGCATCTAAAATCATCGGTGCATTATAAGACTTGATCAAGCTAGTTATTTGATCTTTATAAGCCAAAGATAGTCCAGGACCTAGTCCCAAGACGGCTGGATTTTTAACACAAGCTTGTTTCAGCAGATCATCAACGATGTCTTCGCTGATAGCTTCAAGTAAATTACTGGCAACTATTTTTCTTGTTTGAGCATCAGTCAATATTTTCAATAAACCAAGACCAGATTTATAAGCTGCAGTTCCGGCAAGGCTAGCAGCCCCTTCCATTCCAGGAGAACCAGCAATCAAAGTAGCAAAACCATGATCGTATTTTGAACCAGTCGCTATGCGTGGCGGCAAGAGTTGCTTAACTGTATTGGCAAAGTATATTTTGGATTTAAATTCGTGCTCAAATATTTCTATTGGGTATGAGAGATTTTGTACAATAGTCAGTCCATAATTAGCTCGTGCTGGAAAGAAAAAACTACCGAGCTTGGGATAGCCCATAGTGAGGGTGCTGTGAGCCCTAACACATGCTACATTAATTTCCCCTGTATCAACATCTGAGCCAGAAGGTAAATCAACAGAGATCGTATCTACACTTGTATAGTACTCATTAATAATAC contains:
- a CDS encoding NAD(P)H-hydrate dehydratase — its product is MIPVLTRAEMANIDKAVASSYEGIGFEYMQRAARGLFDLVINRYLESQKKGQNAFVTIFAGKGNNGGDGILLAAYLAEEGYPVKCFILGSVSELKNEARHAYLELERGNNKNEYLDFIEDIADIELVQKHFGKISSKYNKHFFIDALLGIGAKGKPQEPAASLIRIINEYYTSVDTISVDLPSGSDVDTGEINVACVRAHSTLTMGYPKLGSFFFPARANYGLTIVQNLSYPIEIFEHEFKSKIYFANTVKQLLPPRIATGSKYDHGFATLIAGSPGMEGAASLAGTAAYKSGLGLLKILTDAQTRKIVASNLLEAISEDIVDDLLKQACVKNPAVLGLGPGLSLAYKDQITSLIKSYNAPMILDADAINSLDTKLLKKHKSDLLITPHAGEYTRLFGKFDKSLTPMELIEDLRAKAQEYQMTILYKGAPTIIADPGGKVFLVPFGNSGLATAGTGDVLTGLTLGFATQLYTLHARYPEIRFFYTVFEISPLTQAAILASFIHAKAGEKASKELTEYSVMASDLLKYIPKVIGEL